Genomic segment of Oncorhynchus keta strain PuntledgeMale-10-30-2019 chromosome 12, Oket_V2, whole genome shotgun sequence:
aggaccactttaagccgtacattccacagagctgggctttatgggagagtggcagGAAAAAAGCAATTGCTTAAAGAAAAGAATAAGcgaacacatttggtgttcgctaAAAGGCACGTGGGAgtctccccaaacatatggaagaaggtactctggtcagatgagactaaaatgtagctttttgtccattaaggaaaacgctatgcctggcgcaaacccaacacctcacttcACCCTGAGCACACCATCCCCACAatgaagcaaggtggtggcagcatcatgccatGGGAATGGTTTTTATCAGCAGGGGAGGGataactggtcagaattgaaggaatgatggatggcgctaaacacagggaaattcttgaggaaaacctgtttcagtcttccagagatttgagactgagtttcaccttccagcaggacaatgaccctaagcatactgctaaaccAACACTCAACTGGTTTATGAGGAAAcatgtaaatgtcttggaatggcctagtcaaagcccagacctcaatccaattgagaatctgtggtatgacttaaagattgctgtacaccagcgccACCCATCCAATTTgaaagagctggagcagttttaccTTGAAGAATGGACAAAAATCCCAGTTGCTAGATgagccaagcttatagagacaaaccccaagagacttgcagctgtaatgtTGCAAAGGgcggctctacaaagtattgactttatagttaagttttcagttttttttgtcttattctttgtttcacaataaataaataaaatattttgcatcttcaaagtggaaggcatgttgtgtaaatcaaatgatacaccccccccaaaaaaatcaattttaattccaggttgtaagtcaacaaaatagggaaaatgccaagggagggtgaatactttcgctaGCCACTGTATGTTCAGTCTCCCCAAAAAGCTTGTCCATTTCATGTAACATCATAACGCTTTTCATTTGCCTTATTCCTCCAATATGCCAATATTTAGAAGTCTGCATTTTTGGGTATCCGCTCCCCCCAAGGGGTGCTATGGACACCCGCATCAAAAGTGTTATATCTATTTTGTTTTTCCAGTCTGTGAgacattaatcaaatcaaatcacatttatttatatagcccttcgtacatcagctgatatctcaaagtgctgtacagaaacccagcctaaaaccccaaacagcaagcaatgcaggtgtagaagcacattaAAGTTTGAGTGCAAATGTGATTTTGCTAATGTAACATCCATAACCCTGGAATTGCCCATTTAATAATTATTACAATATTATTCAATTTGGGATACTCAGAATAACATTGCTAGCACATTGTCATAGTGATGTCAGATATACATATTCCCCTCCCCCCAGGTGAGGCAGTCACCTCCCTGGCAATCTATCAGTGGGCTGTGGACAGATCTATTAGTCAGAGAAGCCAGTGATGACATGACTGTTGCCCTTACTATCAGACATTGATCTATTTCCTTCATTTCATTATCGCACCCCacaggagagtgggatggagggagcgagagagagagagagggaggcagagggaggaggagggtcgggggggagaaagagatgcTAGGAGATGGAGAATAAAGcctacctgtgtgcaatctaacgaAGCACGGCACCAGGGATCTGTTCGCACATTGTTGGTGGGGAAagtccctacacacacacacacacacacacacacacacaaaccggcTGAAAATAACAATTGCCTCACACCGGGTGGGTGAGAAACCGCATGCCCCCCGAATGGAGAGGTAGATAATAACACACATGCACGTCACACTTATCACTGTCCACATAGACTCGGGGTGTGTCTGAAAGGctccctgtcccctatatagtgcactaaggcAGACGAGAGCtctgtgccctggtcaaaagtagtgcactatatagggaatagggtaccattttggaCGCAGCCTCAAAGATATCATTCATGCAGTCTCCCACCTATTACTATTGACTGCAGATCCTTATTGGGATCCTCTAAGGAATTTTAGTAGCCTGCATGTCAATACTCAAGTCTTCTCTGCTTTAGCCCACTCCTGTATTTGCCTGGATTCCAGGACCCGAATTAAGAAAGCTACAGTATTTTCTAGTTAATAGTTAGCAATATGGCTTAAGGGTCTGCTCTTCAACCATGCAACTGTTATCACAGCTAAAGCAGAACCAGTCTTGTACCTTGGGTTAGTTTGAGTgctgcctgtctctgtgttgtaggtcGGGGTAGTTCTAGCTCTATGTGGGGTAGTTTAGTGCTGTTTGTCTGTGTtgttggtctggggttgtttttagtgttgtctgtgttgtaggtCTGGGGTAGTTGTAGCTCTATGTGAGGTAGTTTTAGTGCTGTCTGGTGTGAGGTTGTTCTGGTGGGGCTCAGGTTAGCGCGGCCCAGATGAATCCGTGACCATGTAGATCCTCTTGTGTCGTCACATAATTCACCACAACACCTCTCAGACCTGAGACAGACTTATCAGGGTCGGgggctctctcttgctctctctcttgctctctctcttgttctgtctcttgctctctctctctctctctctctctctctctctctctctcttgctctctctctctctctcttgctctctctctcttgctctctctctctctctcacgatatatatatatatatatatatatagagagagagagcactaaacTACTATAGAGAGCACTAAactactttctctctcactctcttaacCTCATTCCGCTCACTCACTGGAACTCTCTCTCGCCcgctttctttccccctctctcctgtctgtcagtagaGGCATGTTGTGTGTGATGGATAGAAGTGGAGTGTTTTGCAGAGCCTCATCTAAATTCCCATCGATTAGGAGCCGTAATTAAAGAGTCCCGGCcatgcctggcctggcctggcaaCTCACTCCATCCATCTGTCTTCTATCTTTCTTTccaccctccctttctctttttttccctctccctttttctctccatctatccatatttctctctctttctcttatatATCATTCCCTCTTTTTTTCCTCCTTCTCTCACTGATCATCTCCACCTGTCTAACAATCCCTTTTTCCCGTTCTTCCCTTTCGCACTGACGAACCTCACATCTTTTTGGAGTTGATGGGCCTCATGTAAcctttctaactctctccctccctttccctctcccctgcctcccccttcttccttctctctcactctccctccttttctctgtgTAGGAGCTCTCTGAGGACCCTCACCTGTTTGTGGATGGGATCAGTGCGCACGACCTGCACCAGGGCCAGCTGGGAAACTGCTGGTTTGTGGCAGCGTGCTCCAGCCTGGCCTCCAGAGAGTCCTTGTGGTCTAAAGTaagtgtgtctgtgggtggggAGGGtagtgtgcgcatgtgtgtgacATGTGATCTTAAACAAGAGATGCACACTCttaactataacacacacacaatacccattaGGCCCCATTACCTGGTGGTGAAGGGATAAACAGGGGAAAGCTCCTCTCACCAGAAGCATCATTAGGATAAATCAACACCTATCTCTAATACTCTCAGTAGAGTTGAAGTGCCATGGTCCTTTGTGGCATCCTTCAAGCTTAGAACTCAGTCTGGTGTTTAAGTATCAAAGCAGACTTTTCCGGTCCACCCGGTTGTTTTGAAAGAATGAATGTCTCGCATTCTTTCATGACACCTTCAAGTTACTGGATGTGTGTACCATGTTGTAGGTCTAAAGCCCTATTAGTTCAGGACTGGTATTACTATATGTGTACCATGTTGTAGGTCTAAAGCCCTATTAGTTCAGGACTGGTATTACTATATGTGTACCATGTTGTAGGTCTAAAGCCCTATTAGTTCAGGACTGGTATTACTATATGTGTACCATGTTGTAGGTCTAAAGCCCTATTAGTTCAGGACTGGTATTACTATATGTGTACCATGTTGTAGGTCTAAAGCCCTATTAGTTCAGGACTGGTATTACTATATGTGTACCATGTTGTAGGTCTAAAGCCCTATTAGTTCAGGACTGGTATTACTATATGTGTACCATGTTGTAGGTCTAAAGCCCTATTAGTTCAGGACTGGTATTACTATATGTGTACCATGTTGTAGGTCTAAAGCCCTATTAGTTCAGGACTGGTATTACTGTATGTGTACCATGTTGTAGGTCTAAAGCCCTATTAGTTCAGGACTGGTATTACTGTATGTGTACCATGTTGTAGGTCTAAAGCCCTATTAGTTCAGGACTGGTATTACTATATGTGTACCATGTTGTAGGTCTAAAGCCCTATTAGTTCAGGACTGGTATTACTATATGTGTACCATGTTGTAGGTCTAAAGCCCTATTAGTTCAGGACTGGTATTACTGTATGTGTACCATGTTGTAGGTCTAAAGCCCTATTAGTTCAGGACTGGTATTACTGTATGTGTACCATGTTGTAGGTCTAAAGCCCTATTAGTTCAGGACTGGTATTACTATATGTGTACCATGTTGTAGGTTTAAAGCCCTATTAGTTCAGGACTGGTATTACTATATGTCGGTTATGAAATTATTATCCCAGCATGTCCGTTTTTTCCAGTGGACCAGTGAACATTTGCTGTCATGTTCTTAGCCTGTCAAACCTTCAAAACACAGTTGCTTTTAAACATACATTTGCTGTCATGTTCTTAGCCTGTCAAACCCTCAAAACACAGTTGCTTTTAAACATACATTTGCTGTCATGTTCTTAGCCTGTTAAACCCTGCAAACCCTCAAAACACAGTTGCTTTTAAACATTTGCTGTCATGTTCTTAGCCTGTCAAACCCTCAAAACACAGTTGCTTTTAAACATACATTTGCTGTCATGTTCTTAGCCTGTCAAACCCTCAAAACACAGTTGCTTTTAAACATACATTTGCTGTCATGTTCTTAGCCTGTCAAACCCTCAAAACACAGTTGCTTTTAAACATACATTTGCTGTCATGTTCTTAGCCTGTTAAACCCTGCAAACCCTCAAAACACAGTTGCTTTTAAACATTTGCTGTCATGTTCTTAGCCTGTCAAACCCTCAAAACACAGTTGCTTTTAAACATACATTTGCTGTCATTTTCTTAGCCTGTTAAACCCTGCAAACCCTCAAAACACAGTTGCTTTTAAACATACATTTGCTGTCATGTTCTTAGCCTGTTAAACCCTGCAATATCCCTCAAAACACAGTGATGACGATTTGCACGAGATAAGTATTATTTAAGGAGCTTTGCCAAAAACATTAGGTTTTTAGGGCTGGGATAATatgagaaaaaaataagaaacGTGCACACTGCTCTTGCAAGTATCACTGCTCTTCATTAAGCTTTACGTATGGGCCTTGAGGCTAATAACCTTCCTGCCAATTAAAAAATTagctttttgtttttttattgaaAATGTACTCTATATAAAGATGTGTTAACAGATTTGGAAGCTTGCGCTATTTCAGCTATTTTGTTTTCAGGACCACAACTACTTCTATCACCAGAGTGAGGATGAGGAATTAATGATTTACATAGAGATACAACCCAATCAACTTTGACCTATTGAAGATAAAGGCATGTTGTCCAACAGTACAACAAGATGAACTTAATGCGTGTGTGACCATGCATTTCCTTGATGGAAGCAGTGCAGTGAGGGTTTAGTTACACTAGGCATGGGGCAGCGGTACATACAACAACCAAGAGGTAGATCCCCCAGGAAGCTGGTATGTGCAAAGGACTAATtagctgtggtgtgtgtatgtatagtgtctgtctgtcgtgtgtgtgtgtgtgtgtgtatgaccggCAACTGTAAGTATGAGAGAGAAGAAGTGTGATTGTGAGCTGATGTTATTGAATAAGGAAGAAAAGGACAATGGAGACGACGTCAGATTAATAATTACACTCTTAGACTGCAGGCCATTCTCTTAATTGAGACTCGGGAGACTGTCAGTGTACTCTGCTGCTATTGCTTTTCCATTACTGACAAAAGGAATGGCGTTTGAGAATAATTTGGGAGAAAAGTGGTCAACCGCAAAGAGAGAGAGTCAATCTAgttctaaatatgtgtatgtgaccaatacaatgtgatttgatttgagagagtcAATCTAACAGGTGGCTGTTTGTGATTTCAGGTGTTGATATATGCCTCTGTGGTGAATGAGTGGGTGACtaggtgtgtgtgggagggggggggggggggggtgtacacAAGCTTGTGGTgcccatctctccttctgttttcttttttctttctgtctctcctacACACCAACAtattctctctttcctttcccctccatctctccctctccactcctcagcTCTCTTTGTGGTGGCCTCGGTCCATATTCATAAAGCCTTTCAGAGctttgatctaggatcaggtccccccctcGTCCATGTATCTTATTCATAATGATCTAAAAGGCTGAACTGATTGTAGATCAGCACTTCTGTTCTGACATGTTTATGAATACGGGGTGACctttgggagggagggagtttaAGTGCTGGTTGCTGTGGAGATATAATCCCCCTCTCTGACGTTTGTCATTCGGGCCGGGGCCAGACGGAGATGGATGAGGTAATAGGAAGCCAGTCTgtgtcgtgttcattagggcacaccatAGCAAAAAAACATCACAGGAAAATTTTAAACGAGTGTTTCTTCTTGGACGAGTCCAGGCTGTTTTTGTCAGACGCCAGTAGAAAAAATTAGATCCgtaagtacacacacacgcagacacaggcaggcagacacccAACACATAAACATGTGCATccgtgcgtacacacacacattgaaattGAAAAACATCAGAGCTGACCTTGTGTAGCTAGTCTGTTAGAAATGCCACAGAGAACCGTTTTGTCTTTTTGTTACGATTTATTCAAATGCACATCAATTACACACAAGTAGTCATTCTCTAATTAGTCACGTTATGGTATCAAACAAACCTTACAAGTAATGAATAATCACATATCTAGactcgactgactgactgactgtagctACAGTACGGCTTTGAATGCTCTACAAAGATTTGAAGGAAACATGATTGAAGATTAAAAGTCCACTCACAGGTGAAGCACTTACTGCATCTTTAATAGTAATTTCAACATCAGAAATGCTCCAGTCGTTTGATACACTTGACTAGTATTACCTTAATCCCTACAGAAAGTCTACCTACAGTAGAAAGGGCATATTGCAATCCAAAAAGGTTTTGTGTTTTGTTTGAGACAGGAAGATGAAGAGATGGAAGAGAGTGTTAAAAAGGAAGCGATTGAGTCAAGGGAGTGGAGGGTGTTGAGGTGTTATCCTTCCTCTACCCCAGAGGACGTGAGTAGTTGTGGTCTCTCCGGTCGGTCGATTTGTCTGTCCTGTCCCCTGTGGTACAGCATTCTAACAACTACTGCAGGCCACATTAAATCACCCGGATTTGGATAACAGGTCGTCATTTTGAGACCTGTGCTCTAACCCTAACGTCTTTACCTCTAACTCTAAGAAGAAGTAGCATATGTAGAAAATTACTGAAATTCTAAACGAAAAACAAAGTCGTTCTCCGACGAGGACTGGTTGAGGTGGAAAAACATGAAGAAAGGCAACAAAAAGAGAAATGGCAAACGTACTTGCTCATAAGGCCAGAGGATAGTCAAATTAAATAAAACATAACCAAAATGTCCACCTAGTACCTTGCCATTTCCTCCTACAGTCTTCACTTCTGGTCCACCTGGAAGCTGATGGAGCATTCAACAGCGTCCGGACCAACACCCTCCTCAAATGTCAGCAGGAAGTACATTGTCTTCCGCACCTTCGCCATCTCAGCGATCCGCTCACCAAACTCCTGGGCGTCTGCCTCATACTGGTGCACGGGTGTGTCATCGCCGTCGCTCTCAGCTCGCCAAAACACCCCCGCCGGCTCCAGCAGTTGGCGGTTCATCAGGTGGGTGAGGTCGGGCGTCCAGAGCTGTGAGGTGGCAGTCACGGTGAGGCGGCCTGAGCGTACCAGCCTCACTCCCCAGTGGGCAAAACGCAATGCCTGCTGGGAGAAGTCCAGGCGGTAGATAGCCTCGTGTGGTCGGAGGAGGCGCTCGCCGTCCTGCCTCTTCCCGCCACGCTGCTGCAGCGACTGGGCCCGCTGACGCATCACCTCGGTCAGATGGGCGTCGGGCCTGAAGGGCAGCTCCAGAGTTACTTGGGAGGCCATGTTGGTTTAGGTTCAAGAGTGTGATGGGTCGATAGGGGGAAACTGGAAACACTTTGACTGGCTGAGTCCTCAGGAATCCTCACTCTCTCTTGGttacgttctctctctcttttctttctgtcACCGGGTCAGCACACGCATGCAGCTCTTCTTTGGACTGTGGCCTCTTCCTCCtatctctttctacctctttctTTATTGAGTGCAGTATGTGTGAGTGGAAGACACTTGTGCACACCCACAGCACCCTGAGATGAGGGGCGGGCCTTGCCGTCTTGTCGTTCTTGGTTGGCAAGATGAGCTCTAGGCAACCTGAGCTAATGACATCTGCAGTAGCGACGCGGGGATTGCCCTTGGAGGAACAGGGGACAGCTGTGTGTTTGTCACATATTTGTTTTGTCTCACATTTGTACCGTCTTTGTGCTCGGCTAGCGTAGGCTTGCCTCTCTCGCATACTTTACTTAACTAAGTGTGACCGAAATCAGAGATTTTCTTTGTCAGTTTGCCAAGTAACCAGTGCAGGCTGGTGTCACTGgaatggaacagtatcaaacagatggaatgtgtttaatgtgtttgatACCTGTTCCGTTAATTCCATTACAGCGATTACAATAACCCCGTCTTCTGACTTCTCCCACCACCAGCTTGCTCAACTTTAACTTCAGATAGAAATAGAAAGAATAGGAAATCGTGTCAGCTTTATTCAATCTGAAGGAAAAACATATACAGTCGTATGAAAAGGTTTGGGCACCCCTGACAAGTTCCATGATTTCaactttacatagttgaatgtgctgacaacaaaatcacacgcaaaaattatcaatggaaatcaaatgtatcaacccatggaggtctggatttggagtcacactcaaaattacagtggaaaaccacactacaggctgatccaactttgatgtaatgtccttaaaacaagtcaaaatgaggctcagtagtgtgtgtggcctccacgtgcctgtatgacctccctacaacgcttgggcgtgctcctgatgaggtggcggatggtctcctgagggatctcctccctgacctggactaaagcatccgccaactcctggacagtctgtggtggatggagcgagacatgatgtcccagatgtgctaaattggattcaggtctggggaacgggtaggccagtccatagcatcaatgccttcctcttgcaggaactgctgacacactccagccacatgaggtctagcattgtcttgcattaggaggaacccagggccaaccgcaccagcatatggtctcaaaaggggtctgaggatctcatctctgtacctaatggcagtcaggctagcacatggagggctgtgcggccccccaaagaaattccaccccacaccatgactgacccaccgccaaaccggtcatgctggaggatgttgcaggcagcagaacgttctccacggcgtctccagactctgtcacgtctgtcacatgtgctcagtgtgaacctgctttcatctgtgaagagcacagggcgccagtggcgaatttgctaatcttggtgttgggctgtaagcacaacccccacctgtggatgtcgggccctcataccaccctcatggagtcggtttctgaccgtttgagcagacacatgcacatttgtggcctgctggaggtcattttgcagggctctggcagtgctcctcctgctcctccttgcacggcggaggtagcggtcctgctgctgggttgttgccctcctacggcctcctccacgtcctgatgtactggcctgtctcctggtagcgcctccatgctctggacactacgctgacagacacagcaaaccttcttgccacagctcgcattgatatgccatcctggatgagctgcactacctgagccactagagggaaagcaccgccagcattcaaaagtgaccaaaacatcagccaggaagcataggaactgagaagtgatctgtggtcaccacctgcagaaccactcctttattgggggtgtcttgctaattgcctataatttccacctgttgtctattccattttgaTTTCACAACAGCATGTGTATTTCAGTAGTGAAATTAggttgtcaatcagtgttgcacCCCAATTCCATCATATTTAGTGGACAGTTTGATTCCttacagaagtgtgattgacatCCAGTGCACAGTCACtttagttacattgtgttgtttaagtgttccctttatttttgttCCATTTAGCAGTGTATTTCAGTAGTGAAATGAGGTTTATTGGGTGCCGTTCCCCTCATTAACAGAAAATgtgcaatatgcatcaaaacaaaATTAGACAGGTGCATAAATTTGGGCACCCCAATAGAAAAAATCACATCAATATTTAGTAGAGCCTCCTTTTGCTAAAATAACAGCCTCTGGAGAGAGCATGGAacgggaaggttgaacaccagacggccct
This window contains:
- the ompb gene encoding olfactory marker protein b, with translation MASQVTLELPFRPDAHLTEVMRQRAQSLQQRGGKRQDGERLLRPHEAIYRLDFSQQALRFAHWGVRLVRSGRLTVTATSQLWTPDLTHLMNRQLLEPAGVFWRAESDGDDTPVHQYEADAQEFGERIAEMAKVRKTMYFLLTFEEGVGPDAVECSISFQVDQK